A single Phoenix dactylifera cultivar Barhee BC4 chromosome 1, palm_55x_up_171113_PBpolish2nd_filt_p, whole genome shotgun sequence DNA region contains:
- the LOC103721083 gene encoding probable pectinesterase 8, protein MSPKRTSLTLLSSIIVGLLSTQLIFQYPPCLKCLLNLDLLTPSFFPYLISFCTQKPDHHHHHKYPKSNTTICDDFPPGFPPPDTNTTSILCVDRNGCCNFTTVQSAVDAVGNFSQKRTVIWINKGIYYEKVTIPRTKSSITFQGQGLYSTAIAWNDTANSAHGTFNSASVSTFGTNFIAKNISFINVAPIPSPGDVGAQAVAIRVGGDQSAFWGCGFFGAQDTLHDDRGRHYFKECYIQGSIDFIFGDARSLYESCEMISIASPVPAGLKVINGAVTAHGRASGDENTGFSFVNCTIGGTGRIWLGRAWRPYSRVVFINTFMTDIISPEGWNDFNDPARDQTLFYGEYKCSGPGANQSMRAPYVQKLSDAQALPFLNASYIDGDQWLQPFN, encoded by the exons ATGAGCCCCAAGAGAACTTCCCTCACCCTACTATCTTCCATCATTGTAGGTCTGCTCTCAACACAACTCATATTCCAATATCCACCATGTCTCAAATGCCTCCTCAACCTTGACCTCCTCACACCATCCTTCTTTCCATATCTTATTTCATTCTGCACCCAAAAACcagaccaccaccaccaccacaagTATCCAAAATCCAATACAACGATATGCGACGACTTCCCGCCAGGCTTCCCCCCACCCGACACAAACACGACCTCGATTCTGTGTGTTGACCGCAATGGGTGCTGCAACTTCACTACAGTACAATCTGCAGTAGATGCAGTTGGAAACTTTAGCCAGAAAAGGACTGTTATTTGGATCAACAAGGGGATATACTA TGAGAAGGTAACTATTCCAAGGACCAAATCCAGCATTACATTTCAAGGGCAAGGATTGTATTCAACGGCGATAGCTTGGAATGACACTGCCAACTCTGCGCATGGCACGTTTAATAGTGCTTCAGTCTCCACTTTTGGCACCAACTTCATCGCCAAGAACATAAGTTTCATA AATGTGGCTCCAATACCAAGTCCTGGGGATGTTGGAGCCCAGGCAGTGGCAATTAGGGTTGGTGGTGATCAATCTGCGTTCTGGGGTTGCGGGTTCTTCGGAGCGCAGGATACCCTTCATGATGACAGGGGGAGGCATTACTTCAAGGAGTGCTACATCCAAGGTTCCATTGATTTCATCTTTGGAGATGCTAGGTCTTTGTATGAG AGTTGCGAAATGATTTCAATAGCCTCCCCAGTGCCTGCTGGATTGAAGGTAATAAATGGAGCAGTGACCGCGCATGGTCGAGCATCAGGTGATGAGAACACTGGCTTTTCCTTTGTCAACTGTACCATTGGTGGAACTGGACGAATTTGGTTAGGCCGAGCTTGGAGGCCCTACTCTCGTGTCGTCTTCATAAACACTTTCATGACTGACATCATTTCTCCAGAAGGCTGGAATGATTTCAATGACCCTGCTAGAGATCA GACTTTATTTTATGGAGAATACAAGTGTAGCGGGCCTGGTGCAAATCAAAGCATGAGGGCACCATATGTTCAAAAGCTCAGTGATGCACAAGCTTTACCCTTCCTCAATGCTTCTTACATCGATGGAGACCAATGGTTGCAACCTTTTAACTAG
- the LOC103721074 gene encoding 40S ribosomal protein S11, giving the protein MAEQTERAFLKQPKVFLCSKKSGKGKRPGKGGNRFWKSIGLGFKTPREAIEGTYIDKKCPFTGTVSIRGRILAGTCHSAKMNRTIIVRRNYLHYVKKYQRYEKRHSNIAAHVSPCFRVKEGDHVIIGQCRPLSKTVRFNVLKVIPAGSKGGGKKAFAAV; this is encoded by the exons ACTGAGAGGGCATTCCTTAAGCAGCCAAAGGTTTTCCTTTG CTCGAAGAAATCTGGTAAGGGAAAGAGACCTGGTAAGGGCGGGAACCGCTTCTGGAAGAGCATTGGTCTTGGATTCAAGACTCCTAGGGAAGCTATTGAAG GAACATACATTGATAAGAAATGCCCATTCACTGGCACCGTATCTATTAGGGGTCGCATTTTAGCTGGCACATGCCATAGTGCAAAGATGAACAGAACTATCATCGTCCGTAGAAATTACCTCCACTATGTGAAGAAGTATCAGAG GTATGAGAAGAGGCATTCCAATATCGCAGCACACGTATCCCCATGCTTCCGTGTGAAGGAAGGGGACCATGTTATCATTGGCCAGTGCAG GCCATTGTCCAAGACTGTGAGGTTCAATGTTCTGAAAGTTATTCCAGCTGGATCAAAAGGGGGTGGGAAGAAGGCCTTTGCTGCAGTCTGA